The following proteins are co-located in the Echinicola sp. 20G genome:
- a CDS encoding OmpA family protein has product MRTTQIVFFLIFISFNLFGQEFTIDDRRAIKLYQEGEDLALRRRYDEAILKYEASVKRNDDFLEAYKKWSQLLLNKGDKEEALQVALLGDMKSKGNSEFKANFAWLITNIYLKSGEFEQAIDKFERSHAYFSNSLRSSKAFKDMEEQLAFIKNSMIEAKEINKEKLPVPLNEFHLQYFPVLTADSKQILFTKRDGLDRAKHEDIFTAVWNGDEWSDPEALSPIINTMSNEGTCTISADGNILIYTSCDAPDSYGSCDLYIAYKVNGDWQKPKNMGEKVNSRYWDSQPSLSADGSILFFSSNRRGGYGGNDIYYTMRLKSGGWSEPVNVGEVINTKYDEVSPFIYFNNELLFFASDGHVGFGGMDLYNSKISRGTFEEPQNLGYPINDHLDQLALFITAQRDYAYYTENSLKNGTLERSFLYRFPFPEEIDLGERLIVTGGKVRNQNTGEPIAATLALVNLENDSTLYEFKSDGDSGKFMMIYPDKAFSGLYVEKQGFLPQIYNVEKDSLKNIKNMDIGLKPVAKGEQFIFENVFFDFDKADLKPESKSSLLRLLKFLEENETVGIIIEGHTDSVGDKQYNEDLSLRRANSVKLYLIDHGVPGERLQVKGLGDSKPLVPNTSPQNMAKNRRIEIVIN; this is encoded by the coding sequence ATGAGAACAACCCAAATAGTCTTTTTTTTAATTTTTATCAGTTTCAATCTTTTCGGTCAGGAATTCACGATTGATGATAGGAGGGCGATTAAGCTTTACCAAGAGGGAGAAGATTTGGCTTTGAGGCGGAGGTATGATGAAGCTATTCTGAAATACGAGGCCTCGGTCAAAAGAAATGATGATTTTTTAGAAGCTTATAAGAAATGGTCGCAGTTGCTTTTGAATAAAGGGGACAAAGAAGAGGCGCTTCAAGTAGCACTTTTAGGAGACATGAAAAGTAAGGGGAACTCCGAATTCAAAGCAAATTTTGCCTGGTTGATTACAAATATTTATCTCAAGTCGGGAGAATTCGAGCAGGCGATAGATAAGTTTGAGCGTTCTCATGCTTATTTTTCAAATAGCCTTAGATCTTCTAAGGCATTTAAGGATATGGAAGAACAATTGGCGTTTATTAAAAACTCCATGATTGAAGCTAAAGAAATCAATAAGGAAAAATTACCTGTTCCTTTAAACGAATTCCATTTACAATATTTTCCAGTACTTACAGCTGATAGTAAACAGATACTTTTTACTAAGAGAGATGGCCTTGATAGGGCAAAGCATGAAGATATTTTTACGGCTGTGTGGAATGGGGATGAATGGAGTGATCCAGAAGCTCTGTCTCCGATTATTAATACCATGAGCAATGAAGGTACCTGTACCATTTCTGCTGACGGAAATATTTTGATTTATACCAGCTGCGACGCTCCGGATTCTTATGGAAGCTGTGACTTATACATTGCCTATAAGGTTAATGGTGATTGGCAAAAGCCAAAAAACATGGGTGAGAAAGTCAATTCTAGGTACTGGGACTCCCAACCTTCCCTTTCTGCAGATGGTAGCATACTTTTCTTTTCTTCCAATCGAAGAGGAGGCTATGGCGGAAATGATATTTATTACACCATGAGGTTGAAAAGTGGAGGGTGGTCAGAGCCTGTCAATGTAGGAGAAGTGATCAATACCAAGTATGATGAAGTTTCTCCTTTTATTTATTTCAATAATGAACTTCTTTTCTTTGCCTCGGATGGGCATGTAGGATTTGGAGGGATGGATCTGTATAATTCCAAAATTTCCAGAGGAACATTTGAAGAGCCGCAAAACCTTGGGTATCCTATTAATGATCATCTGGATCAGTTGGCTTTATTTATTACAGCTCAAAGGGATTATGCTTACTATACTGAGAATAGTCTAAAGAATGGGACCTTGGAAAGGTCATTTCTTTATCGATTTCCTTTTCCTGAAGAAATAGATTTGGGAGAAAGGCTAATTGTCACTGGGGGGAAAGTGCGGAACCAAAATACAGGAGAGCCTATTGCTGCTACATTGGCACTGGTCAATTTGGAAAACGACAGTACCCTATATGAATTTAAATCTGATGGGGATTCGGGTAAATTCATGATGATTTACCCCGATAAAGCATTTTCTGGATTATATGTAGAGAAACAGGGGTTTCTTCCACAGATATACAATGTGGAAAAGGACAGTTTGAAAAATATCAAAAACATGGATATTGGACTAAAGCCAGTGGCCAAAGGGGAGCAGTTTATTTTTGAGAATGTGTTTTTTGACTTTGACAAAGCTGATTTGAAGCCTGAATCAAAAAGCTCTTTATTGAGGCTTTTAAAATTTTTGGAAGAAAATGAGACGGTTGGAATTATCATCGAAGGGCATACAGATAGTGTGGGTGACAAACAGTACAATGAAGATTTAAGCCTAAGGAGAGCCAATAGTGTCAAATTGTACCTGATTGATCATGGTGTGCCTGGAGAAAGATTACAAGTGAAGGGGCTTGGAGATAGCAAACCTTTGGTGCCCAACACGAGCCCTCAAAATATGGCCAAGAATCGTCGGATCGAGATAGTTATCAATTAA
- a CDS encoding 7-carboxy-7-deazaguanine synthase QueE, with protein MEETRKAVERGTMLPVMESFYTIQGEGSFTGHPAYFIRLGGCDVGCVWCDVKESWEAGKWPVQTINEIVEGALQYPGRLVVITGGEPLMYDLDPLTSLLKEKGFTINIETSGTHPFSGHFDWVCFSPKKFKAPHESIFEKADELKVIVFHKSDFAFAEKHAEKVRKDCRKLLQPEWSKSEKYTSEIINYVKNHPDWNISLQTHKFMDIP; from the coding sequence ATGGAAGAGACAAGAAAAGCAGTAGAGAGAGGAACAATGCTTCCTGTGATGGAGTCATTTTATACGATTCAAGGTGAAGGGAGTTTTACGGGCCATCCTGCCTATTTTATCCGTTTAGGTGGATGCGATGTGGGTTGTGTTTGGTGCGATGTCAAAGAGTCGTGGGAAGCTGGAAAGTGGCCTGTTCAAACGATCAATGAAATAGTAGAAGGTGCTCTGCAATATCCCGGGAGACTGGTTGTGATCACAGGGGGAGAGCCGTTAATGTATGACCTAGATCCTTTGACATCTTTGTTAAAAGAAAAAGGGTTTACAATAAATATTGAGACCAGCGGTACCCATCCTTTTTCGGGTCATTTTGATTGGGTGTGCTTTTCACCCAAAAAATTTAAGGCTCCTCATGAGAGTATTTTTGAGAAAGCAGACGAGCTTAAGGTAATTGTGTTTCATAAAAGTGACTTTGCTTTTGCTGAAAAACATGCTGAGAAAGTAAGAAAGGACTGCAGGAAATTACTTCAGCCAGAATGGAGCAAATCTGAAAAATATACCAGCGAGATAATTAATTACGTAAAAAATCACCCAGATTGGAATATTTCACTCCAAACTCATAAATTTATGGATATCCCGTAA
- a CDS encoding bifunctional 5,10-methylenetetrahydrofolate dehydrogenase/5,10-methenyltetrahydrofolate cyclohydrolase: MPTIIDGKKTSADIKNEIAARVKEIKAEGGKIPHLAAILVGNDGASQTYVGAKVKACEYVGFESTLVKMEETVSEEELLKAVEDINENPDIDGLIVQLPLPNHISVEKVTSKIKPEKDVDGFTPANVGRMALNWPTYVAATPYGIVELLKRYNVETSGKHCVVIGRSHIVGSPMSILMARNGNPGNCTVTLTHSRTQNLKEITKTADILIVAIGKPEFVTADMVKEGAVVVDVGIHRIEDASKKSGFRLIGDVKFDEVAEKSSAITPVPGGVGPMTIASLLYNTLQSAERKVYS, from the coding sequence ATGCCTACGATAATAGACGGTAAAAAAACATCAGCTGATATTAAAAACGAAATAGCTGCCCGAGTTAAGGAAATCAAAGCAGAAGGAGGTAAAATCCCTCATTTGGCAGCCATCTTGGTCGGAAATGATGGTGCCAGTCAAACTTATGTAGGAGCCAAAGTAAAGGCCTGTGAATATGTTGGCTTTGAGTCTACTTTGGTAAAAATGGAGGAGACGGTTTCTGAAGAGGAACTTTTAAAAGCTGTAGAGGATATCAATGAGAATCCAGATATAGATGGACTGATTGTTCAGTTACCTTTACCTAATCATATTTCTGTTGAGAAGGTAACTTCTAAAATCAAACCTGAGAAGGATGTAGATGGCTTTACTCCTGCCAATGTGGGACGGATGGCTTTGAATTGGCCTACTTATGTGGCGGCTACCCCTTATGGTATTGTAGAATTGTTGAAGCGATACAATGTAGAAACTTCAGGCAAGCACTGTGTGGTGATAGGAAGAAGCCATATCGTGGGATCTCCTATGAGTATATTGATGGCGAGAAATGGTAATCCAGGGAATTGTACAGTAACCTTGACCCATAGCCGAACTCAAAATTTAAAGGAAATCACCAAAACTGCTGATATTCTCATTGTCGCAATTGGAAAGCCTGAATTTGTGACTGCTGACATGGTGAAAGAAGGAGCGGTTGTAGTGGATGTTGGGATTCATAGAATTGAAGATGCAAGCAAAAAGAGTGGTTTCCGTTTGATTGGCGATGTGAAGTTTGATGAGGTAGCAGAGAAATCTTCAGCCATTACGCCTGTCCCAGGTGGTGTAGGGCCAATGACAATTGCTTCTTTGCTTTATAATACGCTTCAGTCGGCAGAGAGAAAGGTGTACTCTTAA
- the lepA gene encoding translation elongation factor 4 — protein sequence MDMQKIRNFCIIAHIDHGKSTLADRLLQFTNTVTEREMQDQLLDNMDLERERGITIKSHAIQMKYDYHGEEYTLNLIDTPGHVDFSYEVSRSIAACEGALLIVDASQGVEAQTISNLYLAMEHDLEIIPVLNKIDLPGADPEVVADEVIDLIGCEREDIILASGKEGLGIEDILNAVVEKVPAPEGNPDEPLQAMIFDSVYNPFRGVEVLFRVFNGTINKGDKIKFVNTGKEYDADEIGILGIQQKPQSTISAGNVGYLISGIKVAKEVKVGDTITHIKRPCSTAIKGFENVKPMVFAGIYPVDTTEFEELRASMEKLQLNDASLVWEPETSAALGFGFRCGFLGMLHMEIIQERLEREFDMTVITTVPSVQFKALMNSGEYKLINAPSDMPDPNLFKHIEEPYVHASIITKADYVGPVIQLCMEKRGQIKNQVYLTADRVELTFDMPLAEIVFDFFDKLKTISRGYASLDYELRENKASHMVRLDVMLNGEVVDALSAVVHRDKAYEWGKRLCEKLKELVPRQMFEIAIQAAIGTKIIARETVKAMRKNVLAKCYGGDISRKRKLLEKQKKGKKRMRQVGNVEVPQEAFMAVLKLD from the coding sequence ATGGATATGCAAAAAATAAGAAACTTCTGTATCATTGCCCATATTGATCATGGGAAGAGTACATTGGCAGATCGTCTGCTTCAGTTTACCAACACGGTGACTGAAAGAGAGATGCAAGATCAATTGTTGGATAACATGGATCTAGAACGTGAGAGAGGGATTACGATCAAGTCTCATGCGATCCAAATGAAATATGATTACCATGGCGAAGAATATACGTTGAACCTGATCGATACGCCAGGTCACGTGGATTTTTCCTATGAAGTATCAAGGTCGATCGCTGCCTGTGAGGGAGCATTATTGATCGTGGATGCGTCCCAAGGAGTGGAGGCTCAAACCATCTCTAACCTTTACTTGGCCATGGAGCATGACTTGGAGATTATTCCAGTGTTGAATAAAATTGATCTTCCAGGTGCTGACCCGGAAGTAGTAGCCGATGAGGTGATCGACTTGATAGGTTGTGAGCGTGAGGATATTATTTTGGCATCAGGAAAAGAAGGGCTAGGGATCGAGGATATTTTGAATGCAGTAGTTGAAAAAGTACCTGCACCAGAAGGAAATCCCGATGAACCGTTGCAGGCCATGATTTTTGATTCTGTCTATAATCCTTTTAGAGGTGTTGAGGTTCTTTTTAGGGTATTTAACGGCACTATCAATAAAGGCGATAAGATTAAGTTTGTCAATACAGGCAAAGAATATGATGCCGATGAAATCGGGATTTTAGGTATTCAGCAAAAGCCACAAAGCACCATTAGTGCCGGTAATGTAGGATACCTTATTTCTGGGATCAAAGTGGCCAAAGAAGTGAAAGTGGGGGATACCATTACTCATATCAAAAGGCCTTGTTCTACCGCAATCAAAGGTTTTGAGAATGTGAAGCCGATGGTATTTGCAGGAATTTACCCAGTAGATACAACGGAGTTTGAAGAATTGCGTGCTTCAATGGAAAAGCTTCAATTGAATGATGCTTCACTGGTTTGGGAACCAGAAACGTCAGCAGCTTTGGGCTTTGGTTTCCGTTGCGGGTTCTTGGGGATGTTGCATATGGAGATCATCCAAGAGCGATTGGAAAGGGAGTTTGACATGACAGTAATCACCACAGTACCTTCTGTTCAATTCAAGGCTTTGATGAATAGTGGTGAGTACAAATTGATCAATGCGCCATCAGATATGCCTGATCCTAACTTGTTCAAGCATATTGAAGAACCATATGTTCATGCTTCAATTATCACTAAAGCTGATTATGTGGGGCCTGTGATCCAATTATGTATGGAGAAGCGAGGTCAAATAAAGAACCAAGTATATTTGACAGCTGACCGTGTAGAGTTGACTTTCGATATGCCATTGGCTGAAATTGTTTTTGACTTTTTCGATAAGTTGAAGACCATTTCAAGGGGGTATGCTTCCTTGGATTATGAATTAAGGGAAAACAAAGCTTCCCATATGGTTCGTTTGGATGTAATGCTGAATGGTGAAGTGGTGGATGCATTGTCTGCAGTAGTGCACCGTGACAAAGCCTATGAGTGGGGTAAGCGATTATGTGAAAAATTGAAGGAATTGGTGCCTCGTCAAATGTTTGAGATAGCTATTCAGGCAGCCATTGGTACGAAGATCATTGCCAGAGAAACCGTAAAAGCTATGCGTAAAAACGTATTGGCCAAGTGTTATGGTGGTGATATTTCTCGTAAGCGTAAACTACTTGAAAAGCAGAAGAAAGGTAAGAAGCGTATGAGACAGGTTGGTAATGTGGAAGTGCCTCAAGAAGCATTTATGGCAGTATTAAAGTTAGATTAG
- a CDS encoding DUF4924 family protein, with protein sequence MKQLAEKKREQNIAEYIVYMYQMEDLIRSYQFNMGEIRQYVISHYPVSEEEKEEIAEWFSALVDQMQKENIKEAGHLSTTQKEVSKLANIHWGLLKEDQAYFKIYNEAKPHIIEAIMAAEGQDLGNEIQICLNGIYGLLLCRLTGKKLSPEQEQSAQAFGSVLSYLNLAYMEN encoded by the coding sequence ATGAAACAACTGGCGGAAAAGAAAAGAGAACAAAACATTGCGGAATACATTGTTTACATGTACCAAATGGAAGACCTAATTCGGTCCTACCAATTCAATATGGGAGAAATTCGCCAGTATGTGATATCCCACTATCCAGTTTCAGAAGAAGAAAAGGAAGAAATCGCAGAATGGTTTTCGGCTCTTGTGGATCAAATGCAAAAAGAAAACATTAAAGAAGCTGGACATTTGTCTACCACACAAAAGGAAGTAAGCAAGCTAGCAAACATTCACTGGGGTTTACTCAAGGAGGACCAGGCATATTTTAAAATATATAACGAAGCCAAGCCTCATATCATTGAAGCCATTATGGCTGCCGAAGGTCAAGACCTTGGCAATGAAATTCAAATCTGCCTCAATGGAATATACGGTTTATTGTTATGTAGATTGACAGGAAAGAAACTCAGCCCAGAACAAGAACAATCAGCACAAGCATTTGGCAGCGTCTTGAGTTACCTTAATTTGGCTTATATGGAAAATTAA
- a CDS encoding AAA domain-containing protein, with product MSKIQEELKLTLKLLKKEWAEDLEQYRLKTLGASIADKKKEGICWYPVQLVKTKVGMGERLIIEVERSESKESHGFQSGKSVSLFSNFSEGKPFRVNGVVNFVKKNTMTITLMGSEWPDWLHDGKLGVDLHFDEASYREMEFAMESVIKASQGRLGQIRDVLLGEVQAAEQGRIVFKTVENLNESQKQAYDGALGAKDVGVIHGPPGTGKTTSLVQVIKGALTHHRQVLVCAPSNAAVDLLVEKLSSEGVNTVRVGHPARVDDQILEQTLDAKISAHSSYRDLKKLRKSADEYRRLGRKYKRSFGHSEREQRKRLMTEASKAKEAASHLEDYILFDVFQQSQVVATTLVGANNPVLKGMQFPVVFIDEAGQGMEPAAWIPILRSDKVIMAGDHCQLPPTIKSFEASNEGLSETLFEKVIKRQPQSSWMLKMQYRMPEMIMKFSSDYFYNGELEAAPNTLNHQLKEGESVMEFIDTAGSGFEEHLEKDSLSKLNAEEARFALGVVEKLIGRVTLEKFLDEKYSIGIISPYKAQVKKLIELMDENAAFDQLRALSEQVTVGTIDGFQGQERDIILISLVRSNEKGEIGFLADTRRMNVALTRAKRKLIVIGDSATLSAHPFYQQFLDFVNENGLYKSIYEMMEF from the coding sequence ATGTCGAAAATACAGGAAGAATTAAAATTAACTTTAAAACTTTTGAAAAAAGAGTGGGCCGAAGACTTGGAACAATACAGGTTGAAAACCCTGGGAGCATCTATTGCAGATAAAAAGAAAGAAGGGATTTGTTGGTATCCTGTTCAGTTGGTGAAGACTAAGGTGGGGATGGGAGAGAGGCTAATCATTGAGGTAGAAAGGTCTGAGAGCAAAGAATCTCATGGCTTCCAATCTGGCAAGTCTGTTTCCTTATTTTCCAATTTTTCAGAAGGAAAGCCTTTTCGTGTCAATGGTGTGGTGAATTTCGTCAAAAAAAATACCATGACCATTACCTTGATGGGGAGTGAATGGCCAGACTGGCTTCATGACGGGAAATTAGGGGTGGACCTTCATTTTGATGAGGCCAGCTATCGGGAAATGGAATTTGCTATGGAGAGCGTGATCAAAGCTAGTCAGGGTAGGCTTGGTCAAATTCGGGACGTTTTGTTGGGAGAAGTGCAGGCTGCAGAGCAGGGCCGAATAGTATTTAAAACAGTTGAAAATTTAAATGAGAGTCAAAAGCAAGCGTATGATGGAGCTTTGGGAGCCAAAGATGTAGGAGTGATTCATGGCCCTCCTGGTACTGGTAAGACGACCAGCTTGGTTCAAGTAATCAAAGGAGCTTTGACCCATCACCGTCAAGTGTTGGTTTGCGCCCCAAGTAATGCTGCCGTGGATTTGCTTGTGGAAAAGCTCTCATCTGAAGGAGTGAACACGGTTAGGGTAGGACATCCGGCAAGGGTAGATGACCAGATTTTGGAACAGACCTTAGATGCCAAGATTTCGGCTCATAGCAGTTATAGGGATTTAAAAAAACTCAGGAAATCAGCAGATGAATACAGAAGGTTAGGAAGAAAATATAAAAGAAGTTTTGGACATTCTGAGAGGGAGCAAAGGAAGAGATTGATGACGGAAGCTTCCAAAGCCAAAGAAGCTGCATCTCATTTAGAGGACTATATTTTATTTGATGTTTTTCAACAAAGCCAAGTAGTGGCGACAACTTTGGTCGGAGCCAATAATCCAGTGTTAAAGGGAATGCAATTTCCTGTAGTGTTTATAGATGAAGCTGGCCAAGGTATGGAACCAGCCGCGTGGATTCCTATATTAAGATCTGATAAGGTGATCATGGCTGGGGATCACTGCCAACTTCCTCCCACTATCAAGTCGTTTGAAGCGAGTAATGAGGGCTTAAGTGAAACTCTTTTCGAAAAAGTAATCAAAAGACAACCACAATCCAGCTGGATGCTCAAAATGCAATACCGCATGCCTGAGATGATCATGAAGTTCTCAAGTGACTATTTTTATAATGGGGAATTGGAAGCCGCTCCCAATACATTAAATCACCAGCTCAAAGAAGGTGAATCAGTCATGGAGTTTATCGATACGGCAGGGAGTGGGTTTGAGGAGCATCTGGAAAAAGATTCATTGAGTAAGCTCAATGCAGAGGAAGCCAGGTTTGCTTTGGGAGTTGTGGAAAAGCTGATTGGTAGGGTCACTTTGGAAAAGTTCTTGGACGAAAAATACTCGATTGGGATCATATCTCCTTATAAAGCCCAAGTGAAAAAGCTTATAGAGCTAATGGATGAAAATGCAGCTTTTGATCAATTGAGGGCTCTTTCTGAGCAGGTGACAGTAGGAACCATTGATGGTTTTCAAGGTCAAGAAAGAGATATAATATTGATCAGCTTGGTTCGCTCCAATGAAAAGGGTGAGATTGGTTTTTTAGCAGATACCAGAAGAATGAACGTGGCATTGACCCGGGCCAAAAGAAAGCTGATTGTCATTGGGGATAGTGCTACCTTGAGTGCTCACCCTTTTTATCAGCAATTTTTGGATTTTGTTAATGAAAACGGCCTGTATAAGAGTATTTATGAAATGATGGAGTTTTGA
- a CDS encoding ACP phosphodiesterase: protein MAHAYLSFDHPRVLLGNFIGDFVRGNLEEQFDPGIVTGINLHREIDHYTDTHPVVKEAQELLKPTYKRYALVITDVYFDYFLSKYWNDYDDRSIEEFAEGVYHTIEENDHLLPQSFMYLFHFMKKENWLVAYGTIDGMKASLTGISKHTSFESHMETAHLFLKENESKLKGYFDAFFPDLVNFAKEKLEELSKNHDSL, encoded by the coding sequence TTGGCCCACGCATACTTATCATTTGATCACCCTAGAGTTCTGTTAGGTAACTTTATAGGGGATTTTGTGCGTGGAAACCTGGAAGAACAGTTTGACCCTGGCATTGTCACTGGGATTAATCTCCATCGAGAAATAGACCACTATACAGACACTCACCCTGTGGTTAAAGAAGCCCAAGAACTTCTTAAACCTACTTACAAAAGGTATGCGCTTGTCATTACAGATGTGTATTTTGATTATTTCCTAAGTAAATACTGGAACGATTACGATGATCGTAGCATTGAAGAATTTGCAGAAGGAGTCTATCACACTATTGAGGAAAACGACCATTTGCTGCCCCAAAGCTTTATGTACCTGTTTCATTTTATGAAAAAAGAAAACTGGTTGGTTGCCTATGGGACTATTGATGGAATGAAAGCTTCCTTGACTGGAATTTCAAAACATACCAGTTTTGAGTCTCACATGGAAACTGCCCACCTTTTCTTAAAAGAAAATGAATCAAAGCTAAAAGGCTATTTTGATGCTTTTTTTCCTGATTTGGTTAATTTTGCCAAGGAAAAACTAGAAGAGTTAAGCAAAAACCATGATTCATTGTAA
- a CDS encoding M42 family metallopeptidase: MSINTALLKQVCEIAGAPGFEKRIRDLVVEEVSPLVDEVKVDNLGNVIAIKKGANNPDGKKVMVAAHMDEIGFIVTHIDDNGFLRFHTLGGFDPKTLTAQRVIVHGKKDLIGVMGSKPIHVMTPEERNKLPKTTDYFIDLGMSKEEVQQYVQVGDPVTRDRELVEMGNCVNCKSIDNRVAVFILLEALRTLKNPPYDVYATFTVQEEVGLRGANVAAHGIDPDFGIALDTTIAYDVPGASPHEKITELGKGTAIKVMDAMTICDYRMVDFMKQVAGKKDIKWQPEILTAGGTDTAGVQRMGKQGAIAGAISIPTRHLHQVIEMANKDDIVASIELLNACLEEIDKYDWKH; the protein is encoded by the coding sequence ATGAGTATCAATACAGCACTTTTAAAGCAAGTTTGTGAAATAGCAGGAGCTCCTGGTTTTGAAAAAAGAATAAGGGACTTGGTGGTGGAGGAAGTAAGTCCTCTAGTGGATGAAGTGAAAGTGGATAATTTGGGAAATGTAATCGCCATTAAGAAAGGTGCAAATAACCCCGATGGGAAGAAGGTTATGGTAGCAGCCCATATGGATGAGATAGGGTTTATTGTTACCCATATCGATGATAATGGTTTTCTGAGGTTTCATACATTGGGAGGATTTGATCCTAAAACCTTGACTGCACAGCGAGTAATTGTTCATGGTAAAAAGGATTTGATAGGGGTGATGGGGAGCAAACCCATTCATGTCATGACCCCTGAGGAACGTAATAAACTGCCAAAAACCACTGATTATTTTATTGACCTGGGGATGAGTAAGGAGGAAGTACAGCAGTATGTGCAGGTGGGAGATCCCGTTACACGTGATAGAGAGTTGGTAGAGATGGGGAATTGTGTCAACTGTAAGTCTATAGATAATAGGGTGGCGGTGTTTATCTTGCTGGAAGCATTAAGGACTCTTAAAAATCCACCATATGATGTTTATGCGACATTTACGGTGCAAGAGGAGGTAGGTCTTCGTGGAGCCAATGTCGCTGCTCACGGAATTGATCCTGATTTTGGGATTGCTTTAGACACAACTATTGCATATGATGTCCCCGGTGCCTCTCCCCATGAGAAAATTACTGAGCTGGGTAAAGGCACTGCTATCAAAGTGATGGATGCCATGACCATTTGCGACTATAGAATGGTAGACTTTATGAAGCAGGTTGCAGGAAAAAAAGATATCAAATGGCAACCTGAAATTCTAACCGCTGGTGGAACTGATACTGCTGGAGTCCAGAGGATGGGTAAGCAAGGTGCTATTGCAGGTGCAATCTCTATTCCTACTCGACATCTGCATCAAGTTATTGAAATGGCCAATAAAGATGATATTGTAGCAAGCATTGAGTTACTTAATGCCTGTTTGGAAGAGATCGACAAATATGATTGGAAACATTAA